In Candidatus Methylomirabilota bacterium, a single window of DNA contains:
- a CDS encoding UvrD-helicase domain-containing protein, which yields MTAESLLAPLNPPQRDAVTTTKGPVLVLAGAGSGKTRVIAHRIAYLLAVEGVHPRHVLAVTFTNKAAAEMRHRVEDLLLPAGIRPPIIATFHAACVRILRERAVQAGLKPSFVIYDEDDRQSLVKEALRELDFDERTLTPSTVVHRISHCKNQMMAPEDVEQLARTPREERIASLYRLYEEKLRAAGALDFDDLLLRVVRLLETVPEALRWYRHVWTHVLVDEYQDTNRAQYRIVQLLTEEHRNLCVVGDPDQSVYRWRGADLRNILDFEKDYPDCRVVALEQNYRSTKRILDIASAVIVNNTARKEKRLWTENREGERAEVYRGWDENEESAFVAQKVRALNREGRGYRDVAVFYRTNAQSRVLEDALRRAGIPYLIVGGVRFYERREIKDVVAYLRLTANPFDDVAFRRAVAAPARGIGKATLDRLADAARAAGGSLLALCAMIPADITGKPRRALEEFARLIARLAERRSALAVPALIDEVCAASGYRDALKAERTAEAEARLENLEELVAASEEFIAGQQAQGIEPVTLESFLDSIALVADTDEIDSESGGVTLMTLHSAKGLEFPVVFLTGLEEGVFPHSRSMLEPEELEEERRLCYVGITRAQERLFLSYALHRRIQGYGVAEPSRFLLEIPEEQVQLLNARRPEPVAHATTAPTPAEAGDDFPFRLGAKLRHARWGEGLLVGMEREGSDVIATVHFASVGRKRLSLQYAHLEEL from the coding sequence GTGACCGCCGAAAGTCTGCTCGCGCCCCTGAATCCGCCGCAGCGCGACGCGGTCACCACGACGAAGGGCCCGGTGCTGGTGCTGGCCGGCGCGGGAAGCGGCAAGACCCGCGTGATCGCCCACCGCATCGCCTACCTGCTCGCGGTCGAGGGCGTGCATCCGCGTCACGTGCTCGCGGTGACCTTCACCAACAAGGCGGCCGCGGAGATGCGGCACCGGGTGGAGGATCTCCTGCTGCCCGCCGGGATCCGCCCGCCGATCATCGCCACCTTCCACGCGGCCTGCGTGCGCATTCTCCGCGAGCGGGCCGTCCAGGCCGGGCTCAAGCCGTCCTTCGTGATCTACGACGAGGACGACCGGCAGAGCCTGGTGAAGGAGGCGCTGCGGGAGCTGGACTTCGACGAGCGCACGCTGACCCCGAGCACGGTCGTTCACCGCATCAGCCACTGCAAGAACCAGATGATGGCGCCCGAGGACGTCGAGCAGCTGGCCCGCACCCCGCGAGAGGAGCGCATCGCCTCGCTCTATCGGCTCTACGAGGAGAAGCTGCGGGCGGCCGGGGCGCTGGACTTCGACGACCTGCTCCTGCGCGTGGTGCGACTGCTCGAGACGGTGCCGGAGGCGCTTCGCTGGTATCGCCACGTGTGGACGCACGTGCTGGTGGACGAGTACCAGGACACCAATCGCGCCCAGTATCGCATCGTGCAGTTGCTGACCGAGGAGCACCGGAACCTCTGCGTCGTGGGCGATCCGGACCAGTCGGTCTACCGATGGCGGGGCGCCGATCTGCGCAACATCCTCGACTTCGAGAAGGACTACCCGGACTGCCGGGTGGTGGCGCTCGAGCAGAACTACCGCTCCACCAAGCGCATCCTCGACATCGCCTCCGCGGTGATCGTCAACAACACCGCCCGCAAGGAGAAGCGGCTCTGGACGGAGAACCGCGAGGGCGAGCGCGCGGAGGTCTACCGGGGCTGGGACGAGAACGAAGAATCAGCTTTCGTAGCCCAGAAGGTTCGCGCGCTGAATCGCGAGGGCCGGGGCTACCGGGACGTCGCGGTCTTCTATCGGACCAACGCGCAGTCGCGCGTGCTGGAGGATGCGCTGCGCCGGGCCGGCATCCCGTACCTGATCGTCGGCGGGGTGCGCTTCTACGAGCGTCGTGAGATCAAGGACGTGGTGGCCTATCTGCGCCTGACCGCCAACCCGTTCGACGACGTGGCCTTCCGCCGCGCGGTGGCCGCCCCGGCCCGCGGGATCGGCAAGGCCACGCTCGATCGCCTCGCCGACGCGGCGCGCGCGGCGGGCGGCTCGCTGCTCGCCCTGTGCGCGATGATCCCCGCCGACATCACCGGCAAGCCGCGCCGCGCCCTCGAGGAGTTCGCGCGGCTGATCGCGCGCCTCGCCGAGCGCCGGAGCGCGCTGGCGGTGCCCGCGCTCATCGACGAGGTGTGCGCCGCCTCCGGCTACCGCGACGCGCTCAAGGCCGAGCGCACCGCCGAGGCGGAGGCGCGCCTCGAGAACCTCGAGGAACTGGTGGCGGCCTCCGAGGAGTTCATCGCCGGCCAGCAGGCGCAGGGCATCGAGCCGGTGACGCTCGAATCCTTCCTGGACTCGATCGCCCTGGTCGCCGACACCGACGAGATCGACTCCGAGTCGGGCGGGGTCACCCTGATGACCCTGCATTCGGCCAAGGGCCTCGAGTTCCCGGTGGTCTTCCTCACCGGCCTCGAGGAAGGCGTCTTCCCGCATTCCCGCTCGATGCTCGAGCCCGAGGAGCTGGAGGAGGAGCGGCGGCTCTGCTACGTGGGGATCACGCGCGCGCAGGAGCGCCTGTTCCTGTCCTACGCCTTGCACCGGCGCATCCAGGGCTACGGTGTCGCGGAGCCCTCGCGCTTTCTCCTCGAGATCCCGGAGGAGCAGGTCCAGCTCCTCAACGCGCGCCGGCCCGAGCCGGTGGCTCACGCGACCACCGCGCCCACTCCGGCCGAGGCCGGCGACGATTTTCCGTTCCGCCTGGGCGCCAAGCTCCGCCACGCCCGCTGGGGCGAGGGCCTGCTGGTGGGCATGGAGCGCGAAGGCAGCGACGTGATCGCCACCGTGCACTTCGCCAGCGTCGGGCGCAAGCGTCTCTCGCTGCAGTACGCGCACCTGGAGGAGCTGTGA
- the gatC gene encoding Asp-tRNA(Asn)/Glu-tRNA(Gln) amidotransferase subunit GatC produces MKDVEHVARLARLELSAAEKERMRKELDGILSYIDKLRAVDTRGVAPTSHAVPLTNVMRDDIEVASLPPDEMLANAPDRHGELFRVPKIIEE; encoded by the coding sequence ATGAAGGACGTCGAGCACGTGGCCCGCCTGGCCCGGCTCGAGCTCTCCGCCGCCGAGAAGGAGCGGATGCGGAAGGAGCTGGACGGCATCCTGTCCTACATCGACAAGCTCCGCGCGGTCGACACCCGCGGAGTCGCGCCCACCTCGCACGCGGTGCCCCTGACCAACGTGATGCGGGACGACATTGAGGTGGCCTCCCTGCCGCCGGACGAGATGCTCGCCAACGCCCCCGACCGGCACGGCGAGCTGTTCCGGGTCCCCAAGATCATCGAGGAGTAG